The proteins below are encoded in one region of Symbiobacterium terraclitae:
- a CDS encoding BsuPI-related putative proteinase inhibitor, whose translation MRRFRFPVLLTLALVLLLSACGGKQGPEWGNLRLTLEGIQQSDTQWSARMVLTNPTDKVQVIQYTGPYRYTMIVTQNGKEILTRPFDKRTKETPEILNLTKGVSTEYAVAWTYLDQDGNRVPPGTYEVSVRLEAITVVQKTGQSEPTVIEPKTVGPVRVKVQ comes from the coding sequence ATGCGGCGTTTTCGGTTCCCTGTACTTCTCACCCTCGCGCTCGTCCTGCTCCTGTCGGCCTGTGGCGGGAAGCAGGGCCCGGAGTGGGGGAATCTGCGCCTGACGCTGGAGGGCATCCAGCAGAGTGACACCCAGTGGTCGGCGCGCATGGTGCTGACAAATCCCACGGATAAAGTGCAAGTGATTCAGTATACCGGGCCCTACCGCTACACGATGATCGTCACGCAGAATGGCAAGGAGATCCTCACCCGGCCCTTTGACAAGCGCACCAAGGAGACGCCCGAGATCCTGAACCTGACCAAGGGCGTGTCTACGGAGTACGCGGTGGCCTGGACCTACCTCGACCAGGACGGCAACCGGGTCCCGCCGGGCACCTACGAGGTCTCCGTCCGGCTGGAGGCCATCACCGTCGTGCAGAAGACCGGCCAGTCCGAGCCCACCGTGATCGAGCCGAAGACCGTGGGCCCGGTGCGGGTGAAAGTCCAGTAA